One window from the genome of Thermaerobacter marianensis DSM 12885 encodes:
- the pfkA gene encoding 6-phosphofructokinase, producing MKRIGLLTSGGDAPGMNAAVRAVVRRALAAGCVAVGVQEGYAGLIEGWMEELDHRAVGDIIHRGGTILRTARSEAFRTPEGQERALEQLRRHAIDGLVAIGGDGTLRGALALHRRGFPVVGIPATIDNDLAGTDVTIGFDTAVNTVLEAINRVRDTATAHGRTFVIEVMGRHSGQIALMAGLAGGAESILVPEVPYDLDDVCARLLRGRQRGKRHSIIVVAEGAARGFEVAQAIEARTGLETRVTVLGHIQRGGTPSGRDRLVASILGAAAVEVLLQGQSGVMVGVRGDGWVATPIDQILATPRPLPEGWIQLAEVLAR from the coding sequence GTGAAACGCATCGGGCTGTTAACCAGTGGTGGCGACGCGCCCGGGATGAACGCGGCCGTGCGCGCGGTGGTGCGGCGCGCGCTGGCCGCGGGCTGCGTGGCCGTGGGCGTGCAGGAAGGCTACGCGGGCCTGATCGAAGGCTGGATGGAGGAACTGGACCACCGCGCCGTGGGCGACATCATCCACCGCGGCGGGACGATCTTGCGCACCGCGCGCAGCGAGGCGTTCCGCACCCCGGAGGGCCAGGAGCGGGCCCTCGAGCAGCTCCGGCGCCACGCCATCGACGGGCTGGTGGCCATCGGCGGCGACGGCACGCTGCGCGGCGCCTTGGCCCTGCACCGGCGAGGGTTCCCCGTGGTGGGCATTCCCGCCACCATCGACAACGACCTGGCCGGCACCGATGTGACCATCGGCTTTGACACCGCGGTCAACACGGTGCTGGAGGCCATCAACCGGGTGCGGGACACGGCCACCGCCCACGGCCGGACCTTCGTCATCGAGGTCATGGGGCGCCACAGCGGCCAGATCGCCCTGATGGCCGGCCTGGCCGGCGGCGCCGAGTCCATCCTGGTGCCGGAGGTACCCTACGACCTGGACGACGTGTGTGCGCGCCTGCTGCGCGGCCGCCAGCGCGGCAAGCGCCACAGCATCATCGTCGTGGCGGAGGGCGCCGCCCGCGGCTTCGAGGTGGCCCAGGCCATCGAAGCGCGCACGGGCCTGGAGACGCGGGTGACGGTGCTGGGCCACATCCAGCGCGGCGGCACGCCCTCGGGCCGGGACCGGCTGGTGGCCAGCATCCTGGGGGCGGCGGCGGTGGAGGTGCTGCTTCAGGGGCAATCGGGCGTGATGGTCGGGGTGCGCGGCGACGGCTGGGTGGCCACGCCCATCGACCAGATCCTGGCCACGCCCCGTCCCCTGCCCGAGGGGTGGATCCAGCTGGCCGAGGTGCTTGCGCGCTAA
- a CDS encoding PrkA family serine protein kinase: MGTNLHELLRRHREDEARLGWEGTFADYLEIVRQRPQVARLSHARLFDMLKAAGVTEAQEDGDGGPRPRQIHFFDGQLFGLEEPLNQLYDYLESAARRLEVRKRILLLMGPVGGGKSTIVALLKRGLERYTRTDEGAVYALKGCPMHEEPLHLIPEPLRPTVSRQLGVHIEGSLCPVCRYRLEHEFGGDVERFPVQRIVFSEAGRVGIGTFTPSDEKSQDIAELVGSIDLSTVGEYGTESHPLAYRFDGELNVANRGLMEFVELLKAQTEFLYALLTLSQEQSIKTGRFAMIYADEVVIGHTNEAEYQAFVKNQRNEALIDRMILIKVPYNLRLSEEVKIYRKLLAESDLQGVHIAPHTLEVAAMFAILTRLEPPKHPNLTLMKKLRLYDGQPVEGFSPRDVREMREGAEREGMTGVSPRYVINCLSSAVIRAENNCLGPLAALRALRDGLDHHTGLTKEQRERYLNLIHETRREYDEIAKNEVNRAFVYSFEETARNLFNNYLDHIEAYCHKTKLRDPITEEERDPDEKLMRSIEEQIGVPESAKKAFREEILLRLSALARRGQKFDYTSHDRLREALEKKLFSDLRNVVKITTSATHPDEEQLKRINQVVQRLCERQGYCPACANEVVRYVGQLLGR; the protein is encoded by the coding sequence ATGGGGACGAACCTGCACGAGCTGCTGCGGCGCCACCGGGAGGACGAAGCCCGCCTGGGCTGGGAGGGGACCTTCGCCGACTACCTGGAGATCGTGCGCCAGCGGCCCCAGGTGGCGCGGCTGAGCCACGCCCGGCTCTTCGACATGCTGAAGGCGGCGGGGGTGACCGAGGCCCAGGAGGACGGCGACGGCGGGCCGCGGCCGCGGCAGATCCACTTCTTCGACGGGCAGCTGTTCGGCCTGGAGGAGCCGCTCAACCAGCTGTACGACTACCTGGAGTCGGCGGCGCGGCGGCTGGAGGTGCGCAAGCGCATCCTGCTCCTGATGGGGCCGGTGGGGGGCGGGAAGTCGACCATCGTCGCCCTGCTCAAGCGGGGCCTGGAGCGGTACACGCGGACGGACGAGGGGGCGGTCTACGCCCTCAAGGGCTGCCCGATGCACGAGGAACCGCTGCACCTCATCCCCGAGCCCCTGCGGCCCACGGTGAGCCGGCAGCTGGGGGTGCACATCGAGGGCAGCCTCTGCCCGGTCTGCCGGTACCGGCTGGAGCACGAGTTCGGCGGCGACGTCGAGCGGTTCCCCGTCCAGCGGATCGTCTTCTCCGAGGCGGGGCGGGTGGGGATCGGCACCTTCACCCCCTCCGACGAGAAGTCCCAGGACATCGCCGAGCTGGTGGGGTCCATCGACCTCAGCACCGTGGGCGAGTACGGCACCGAGTCCCACCCCCTGGCCTACCGCTTCGACGGCGAGCTCAACGTGGCGAACCGGGGCTTGATGGAGTTCGTCGAGCTTCTGAAGGCCCAGACGGAGTTCCTGTACGCGTTGCTTACGCTCTCCCAGGAGCAGTCCATCAAAACCGGCCGGTTCGCCATGATCTACGCCGACGAGGTGGTCATCGGCCACACCAACGAGGCGGAGTACCAGGCCTTCGTCAAGAACCAGCGCAACGAGGCCCTGATCGACCGGATGATCCTGATCAAGGTGCCCTACAACCTGCGCCTGTCGGAGGAGGTGAAGATCTACCGCAAGCTTCTGGCGGAAAGCGACCTCCAGGGCGTGCACATCGCCCCCCACACCCTGGAGGTGGCGGCCATGTTCGCCATCCTGACCCGGCTCGAGCCGCCCAAGCATCCCAACCTGACCCTGATGAAGAAGCTGCGGCTCTACGACGGCCAGCCGGTGGAGGGCTTCAGCCCCCGGGACGTGCGGGAGATGCGGGAGGGGGCGGAGCGGGAGGGGATGACGGGCGTCTCGCCCCGGTACGTGATCAACTGCCTCTCCAGCGCCGTCATCCGGGCGGAGAACAACTGCCTGGGTCCGCTGGCCGCCCTGCGCGCCCTGCGGGACGGCCTGGATCACCACACGGGGCTCACCAAGGAGCAGCGGGAGCGCTACCTCAACCTGATCCACGAGACCCGGCGCGAGTACGACGAGATCGCCAAGAACGAGGTGAACCGCGCCTTCGTCTACTCCTTCGAGGAGACGGCGCGCAACCTGTTCAACAACTACCTGGACCACATCGAGGCCTACTGCCACAAGACCAAGCTGCGCGACCCCATCACCGAGGAGGAGCGGGACCCCGACGAGAAGCTGATGCGGTCCATCGAGGAGCAGATCGGCGTGCCGGAGAGCGCCAAGAAGGCGTTTCGTGAAGAGATCCTGCTGCGCCTCTCGGCCCTGGCCCGGCGCGGGCAGAAGTTCGACTACACCTCCCACGACCGGCTGCGGGAGGCCCTGGAGAAGAAGCTGTTCAGCGACCTGCGCAACGTGGTGAAGATCACCACCTCCGCCACCCACCCCGACGAGGAGCAGCTCAAGCGGATCAACCAGGTGGTCCAGCGGCTCTGCGAGCGGCAGGGGTACTGCCCGGCCTGCGCCAATGAGGTGGTGCGCTACGTGGGCCAGCTCTTGGGCCGGTGA
- a CDS encoding alpha/beta hydrolase: MRGASGGLGAGTGRMPAARRWVGRGLALLVLLAAAACVAISWQVGLGLIHPDREPVTTDPSSRGLAFEDVQFTSRDGVRLEGWFLPAAGGVASRTVIFAHGYGKNRLQDDVPALDVAAALVRQGFNVLMFDFRNSGESGGDRTTVGQEEVQDLAAAVEWVRRTHGADQAVGLLGWSMGAVTAILTAGGVEPVQAVVADAPFADLRVYLEENLSHWTGLPEFPFNWLIRTLLPPLVDVHPDRVRPVEAVTRMAPTPLLLIHGTADTVIGPQHSRQLQLVAQRSGVPVELWEVEGAGHVKAYATAPEAYLERVVTFFDTHLPARGGR, from the coding sequence ATGAGGGGTGCATCGGGTGGACTCGGGGCGGGCACCGGCCGCATGCCTGCCGCCCGGCGGTGGGTGGGGCGGGGTCTGGCGCTGCTGGTGCTGCTGGCCGCGGCCGCGTGCGTGGCGATCTCCTGGCAGGTGGGGCTCGGGCTGATCCATCCCGACCGGGAGCCGGTGACGACGGACCCCTCCAGCCGCGGCCTCGCCTTCGAGGATGTCCAGTTCACCAGCCGCGACGGCGTGCGCCTCGAGGGCTGGTTCCTCCCCGCGGCGGGCGGCGTGGCGTCCCGCACGGTGATCTTCGCCCACGGTTACGGGAAGAACCGGCTGCAGGACGATGTGCCCGCCCTGGACGTGGCGGCGGCCCTGGTCCGCCAGGGTTTCAACGTGCTGATGTTCGACTTCCGCAACAGCGGCGAGTCGGGCGGCGACCGCACCACGGTGGGCCAGGAGGAGGTGCAGGACCTGGCGGCGGCCGTGGAGTGGGTACGCCGCACCCACGGGGCCGACCAGGCCGTGGGCCTGCTGGGCTGGTCCATGGGGGCGGTGACGGCGATCCTCACCGCCGGCGGGGTGGAGCCGGTCCAGGCCGTCGTGGCCGACGCGCCCTTTGCCGACCTGCGCGTCTACCTGGAGGAGAACCTGTCCCACTGGACGGGCCTGCCCGAGTTTCCCTTCAACTGGCTGATCCGCACGCTGCTCCCGCCCCTGGTGGACGTCCACCCCGACCGGGTGCGGCCCGTGGAGGCCGTGACCCGCATGGCGCCCACGCCGCTCTTGCTGATCCACGGCACCGCCGACACGGTCATCGGGCCCCAACACAGCCGGCAGCTGCAGCTCGTGGCCCAGCGGTCCGGGGTGCCCGTGGAGCTGTGGGAGGTGGAGGGGGCGGGGCACGTCAAGGCCTACGCGACGGCGCCCGAGGCGTACCTGGAGCGGGTCGTCACCTTCTTTGACACCCACCTGCCGGCGCGCGGCGGGCGATGA
- a CDS encoding aspartate kinase — protein sequence MSLWVWKFGGSSVAGPDRIRHVARRVAEARREGHDLVVVVSAMGDTTDDLIALARQLHPEPPARELDALMATGEQASAALLAMALDALGVPARSFTGWQAGIQTEGPHGSAQVRAIAPERLREALKAGFVPVVAGFQGLSAEGHVTTLGRGGSDTTAVALAAALQAERCEIFSDVEGVFTADPRVVPDARLLPVISYDEMMELARLGAQVLHHRAVTCAQHNGLIIHARSTFSDHPGTRVVPADTIEPDRPVSGVTSDRHVARLALVSVPNVPGIAHRVFSALAEAGINVDMISQSVARNGHQDIAFTISDGHLAVARRILEPVVRELPAERLVVDDRIAKVSAVGAGMVTQPGVAATMFGALAGAGINIEMISTSEISISCLVAREQVDDAVRAVHAAFGLGAER from the coding sequence TTGTCCCTGTGGGTGTGGAAGTTCGGCGGCAGTTCCGTGGCGGGACCTGACCGGATCCGCCACGTGGCCCGGCGGGTGGCCGAGGCCCGCCGAGAAGGACACGACCTGGTCGTCGTCGTCTCCGCCATGGGCGACACCACCGATGACCTCATCGCCCTGGCCCGGCAGCTTCACCCCGAGCCCCCGGCCCGGGAACTCGACGCCCTGATGGCCACCGGTGAGCAGGCCAGCGCGGCGCTGCTGGCCATGGCCCTGGATGCCCTGGGCGTGCCCGCCCGCTCCTTCACCGGCTGGCAGGCGGGCATCCAGACCGAAGGGCCCCACGGCAGCGCCCAGGTGCGGGCCATCGCCCCCGAGCGCCTGCGGGAGGCCCTGAAGGCCGGGTTCGTCCCCGTGGTGGCGGGATTCCAGGGACTCAGCGCCGAGGGCCACGTCACCACCCTGGGGCGCGGCGGGTCCGACACCACGGCCGTCGCCCTGGCCGCGGCGCTTCAGGCGGAGCGGTGCGAGATCTTCAGCGACGTGGAGGGCGTGTTCACCGCGGATCCGCGGGTGGTGCCCGACGCCCGCCTGCTGCCCGTGATCTCCTACGACGAGATGATGGAGCTGGCGCGCCTGGGGGCCCAGGTGCTCCATCACCGGGCGGTGACCTGCGCCCAGCACAACGGCCTGATCATCCACGCCCGGTCGACCTTCTCCGATCACCCGGGGACGCGGGTGGTACCCGCCGACACCATCGAGCCGGACCGGCCCGTCAGCGGCGTCACCTCCGACCGCCACGTGGCGCGCCTGGCCCTGGTGTCGGTGCCCAACGTGCCGGGGATCGCCCACCGGGTCTTCAGCGCCCTGGCGGAAGCCGGGATCAACGTGGACATGATCAGCCAGTCCGTGGCCCGCAACGGCCACCAGGACATCGCCTTCACCATCTCGGACGGCCACCTGGCCGTGGCCCGGCGCATCCTGGAGCCGGTGGTGCGGGAGCTGCCGGCCGAGCGCCTGGTGGTGGACGATCGCATCGCCAAGGTCAGCGCCGTGGGGGCGGGGATGGTGACGCAGCCCGGCGTGGCGGCCACCATGTTCGGCGCCCTGGCCGGGGCCGGGATCAACATCGAGATGATCAGCACCTCGGAGATCAGCATCTCCTGCCTGGTGGCCCGCGAGCAGGTGGACGACGCGGTGCGGGCGGTTCACGCCGCCTTCGGCCTGGGGGCAGAACGGTAA
- a CDS encoding Mrp/NBP35 family ATP-binding protein gives MSEVTREQVLSALAQVKDPELNRNLVELNMVRDLQIEGGRVEVEIALTVRGCPLRYEIKKDVESKLQAIPGVTETVVHLGAMTDEERQQLIEKFRQPRQPKSRIMADDSQTVILAISSGKGGVGKSTVTANLAAALRALGYKVGVLDADIYGFSIPGMLGIEGRKPVAFNKAIVPIPAHGMQVMSMGFFVEADTPLIWRGPMLMGAVEQFLADVLWDDLDFFLIDLPPGTGDVPLSIMQKLPRAQIVVVTTPQPASVTVAQRTGIMARKVQHEVLGVIENMSYLVCSKCGQRHEIFGRGGGRELAEKLGTRLLGQLPIQEELREAADAGKPVALFAPDSQVARAFLELAGRIAELTLPAERVAAASR, from the coding sequence GTGTCCGAGGTGACGCGGGAGCAGGTCCTCAGCGCCCTGGCGCAGGTCAAGGACCCCGAGCTCAACCGGAACCTGGTGGAACTGAACATGGTCCGCGACCTGCAGATTGAGGGCGGTCGTGTGGAAGTGGAGATCGCCCTGACGGTGCGGGGCTGCCCGCTGCGGTACGAGATCAAGAAGGACGTGGAGTCCAAGCTGCAGGCCATCCCCGGCGTGACCGAGACGGTGGTCCACCTGGGGGCCATGACCGACGAGGAGCGGCAGCAGCTGATCGAGAAGTTCCGCCAGCCGCGCCAGCCCAAGTCGCGGATCATGGCCGACGACTCCCAGACGGTGATCCTGGCCATCTCCAGCGGCAAGGGCGGCGTGGGCAAGTCCACGGTGACCGCCAACCTGGCGGCGGCCCTGCGCGCCCTGGGGTACAAGGTGGGCGTGCTGGACGCCGACATCTACGGCTTCAGCATCCCCGGCATGCTGGGCATCGAGGGGCGCAAGCCCGTGGCCTTCAACAAGGCCATCGTGCCCATCCCCGCCCACGGCATGCAGGTCATGTCCATGGGCTTCTTCGTCGAGGCGGACACCCCCCTGATCTGGCGCGGGCCCATGCTGATGGGCGCCGTCGAGCAGTTCCTGGCCGACGTGTTGTGGGACGATCTGGACTTCTTCCTGATCGACCTGCCGCCCGGCACCGGCGACGTGCCGCTGAGCATCATGCAGAAGCTGCCGCGGGCCCAGATCGTCGTGGTGACCACGCCGCAGCCGGCCTCGGTGACGGTCGCCCAGCGCACGGGGATCATGGCCCGCAAGGTGCAGCACGAGGTGCTGGGCGTCATCGAGAACATGTCCTACCTGGTGTGCTCCAAGTGCGGCCAGCGTCACGAGATCTTCGGCCGCGGCGGCGGCCGGGAGCTGGCGGAGAAGCTGGGCACGCGGCTGCTGGGGCAGCTGCCCATCCAGGAGGAGCTGCGGGAGGCGGCCGACGCCGGCAAGCCCGTGGCCCTGTTCGCGCCGGACAGCCAGGTGGCCAGGGCCTTCCTGGAGCTGGCGGGCCGCATCGCGGAGCTCACGCTGCCGGCGGAGCGGGTGGCCGCGGCCTCGCGGTGA
- a CDS encoding NUDIX hydrolase, whose translation MTTPTPRHVFEVFTLGFLVRDGQVLLLERRKPPNAGRWNAPGGKLEAGEDPIQGVVREFAEETGLVLQDPVLRAILCFHELDGRWRPQMIYTFLARRATGDLLASDEGRLAWWPVEKVLRDPRVVGNIPLFLPRMLEAEPPFVFIAAYRGERLESYRVAPLLSPPVAVAPTPGGSGPQRGG comes from the coding sequence ATGACGACGCCGACGCCACGCCACGTCTTCGAAGTCTTCACCTTGGGGTTCCTGGTTCGGGACGGCCAGGTGCTCCTGCTGGAACGGCGCAAGCCGCCCAACGCCGGTCGCTGGAACGCCCCGGGCGGCAAGTTGGAGGCCGGCGAGGATCCCATCCAGGGAGTCGTCCGCGAGTTCGCCGAGGAGACGGGCCTGGTTCTTCAGGATCCCGTTCTGCGGGCGATCCTTTGCTTTCACGAACTGGACGGCCGGTGGCGGCCGCAGATGATCTATACCTTCCTGGCGCGTCGCGCCACCGGCGATCTCTTGGCATCCGACGAAGGCCGCCTGGCCTGGTGGCCGGTGGAGAAGGTGCTCCGCGACCCCCGGGTGGTGGGCAACATCCCCCTCTTCCTGCCGCGGATGCTGGAGGCCGAGCCACCGTTCGTCTTCATCGCGGCCTACCGGGGGGAACGGCTCGAATCGTACCGCGTGGCACCGCTGCTGTCGCCACCGGTGGCGGTCGCCCCCACCCCGGGCGGGTCCGGACCGCAGCGGGGTGGCTGA
- a CDS encoding VOC family protein encodes MNHSPTPQAALPADIRLGPVYLRVRQLARVLPFYRDLLGLVPSPAPGVAGSTAGAASQGGAGTPGGAAAGDAGRVGTADHAGGLGRTGDAGVPEGSQSPAGPPRPVASAPGNGSSHPPVWLAAAAGGPPLLCLEESPGAPPRPPRTTGLYHVALLYPGRADLARAFLRLVQGRWRFQGFADHGVSEAIYLADPEGNGLELYADRPRDQWPRRNGGIAMYTAPLDLEDLVAAAGGTRPDAGPDGAGDPPRGPVVGHVHLQVSRLQTVEAFYCGVLGFEVTQRDFPGALFVAAGGYHHHLGLNVWAGEGAPPPPPGAAGLAGFTIQLPTAADLKAVLDRARAAGHEAEPSPRGWVLRDPDGIPVFLTT; translated from the coding sequence ATGAACCATTCCCCAACGCCGCAGGCCGCATTGCCTGCCGACATCCGGCTCGGGCCGGTGTACCTGCGGGTCCGCCAGCTGGCCCGCGTGCTGCCGTTCTACCGCGATCTTCTGGGTCTCGTGCCCAGCCCGGCTCCCGGGGTGGCCGGCTCCACGGCCGGGGCCGCGTCCCAAGGAGGGGCGGGCACGCCCGGGGGCGCGGCTGCCGGGGACGCGGGCCGCGTCGGGACAGCGGACCACGCGGGGGGCCTCGGCCGCACAGGGGACGCAGGGGTTCCCGAAGGCAGCCAGAGCCCCGCCGGCCCACCCCGCCCGGTTGCGAGCGCCCCTGGGAACGGGTCGTCCCACCCGCCGGTCTGGCTCGCCGCTGCAGCCGGCGGCCCTCCCCTCCTCTGCCTCGAAGAGTCGCCCGGCGCCCCGCCGCGCCCGCCGCGCACCACGGGCCTGTACCACGTCGCCCTGCTCTACCCCGGCCGGGCGGACCTGGCCCGCGCCTTCCTGCGACTGGTGCAGGGGCGGTGGCGCTTTCAGGGCTTCGCCGATCACGGCGTGAGCGAGGCCATCTACCTGGCCGACCCCGAAGGCAACGGCCTCGAGCTCTACGCCGACCGGCCGCGGGACCAGTGGCCGCGCCGGAACGGTGGGATCGCCATGTACACCGCGCCGCTGGACCTGGAGGACCTGGTCGCCGCCGCCGGAGGAACCCGGCCGGACGCCGGCCCGGACGGGGCCGGGGACCCTCCCCGGGGGCCCGTGGTCGGGCACGTCCACCTGCAGGTCTCCCGGCTGCAGACCGTCGAGGCGTTCTACTGCGGGGTACTGGGCTTCGAGGTCACCCAGCGGGACTTCCCCGGCGCCCTCTTCGTGGCGGCCGGCGGATACCACCATCACCTGGGCCTCAACGTCTGGGCGGGCGAAGGCGCCCCCCCGCCGCCGCCCGGAGCCGCCGGCCTGGCAGGGTTCACCATCCAGCTACCCACCGCAGCGGACCTGAAGGCGGTGCTGGACCGCGCCCGGGCCGCAGGGCACGAGGCCGAGCCCTCACCCCGTGGCTGGGTCCTCCGCGATCCCGACGGGATCCCGGTCTTTCTTACCACGTGA
- a CDS encoding DUF1657 domain-containing protein, with product MTVGSQMQQTLASAESILADLKSYQLETQDQQAKQLFQNLANQMEQTVNGLKQRLQQIQQQEPQYRQK from the coding sequence GTGACGGTCGGCAGCCAGATGCAGCAGACGCTGGCGAGCGCGGAGAGCATCCTCGCGGACCTGAAGAGCTACCAGCTCGAGACCCAGGACCAGCAGGCCAAGCAGCTGTTCCAGAACCTGGCCAACCAGATGGAGCAGACGGTCAACGGCCTGAAGCAGCGTCTGCAGCAGATCCAGCAGCAAGAGCCCCAGTACCGCCAGAAGTGA
- the pyk gene encoding pyruvate kinase, producing the protein MIPVEFRRTKIVCTLGPSTDDPAVLRRLLQAGMDVARINLSHGTAADHRRRVETLRAVAQEMGRHDVGILFDTRGPEVRVGALPGGALDLAAGQRVALVAAGHGEAGAAPDGGPGGPAPAGSSASAGPVAAPGAAPAGCPVIPVSYSRVATSVGPGDRILLDDGNLVLTVEDVDGVYVYCRVDAGGRLLQGKKATLPAESLDLPYLSEADRDDVRLGIELGIDFIAASFVRSAADVHALRRVIEEAGGDQWVIAKIENRLGVERLDEILASADGIMVARGDLGVELPVEDIPLLQKQIIQAANRAGKPVITATQMLESMVRHPRPTRAESTDVANAIFDGTDAVMLSAETAAGDYPVEAVEIMARIARRTETALDYGRRLARLAGQEHRTVTDAVSYASCTAAESLGAAAILTATQSGYTSRMISRHRPRQPIVALTPSQRVARKLSLVWGVRALVIEPRDSVDGLIDRALQGAVDGGFVRPGDLVVITAGVPVGQPGTTNMLQVHTVGEAVLRGTGVGQGSHTGPVRIVRDPEAAGPFHGGEVLVALSTDRDFVPLIEKAGALITEEGGLTSHAAIVGLHRGIPTIVGAAGALETLKDGETVTVDARRGLVYRGWARVG; encoded by the coding sequence GTGATCCCAGTGGAGTTTCGCCGGACGAAGATCGTCTGCACCCTGGGCCCGTCCACCGACGATCCCGCGGTCCTGCGCCGCCTGCTCCAGGCGGGCATGGACGTGGCCCGGATCAACCTGTCGCACGGTACCGCCGCCGACCACCGGCGCCGGGTGGAGACCCTGCGGGCGGTGGCGCAGGAGATGGGCCGCCACGACGTGGGCATCCTCTTCGACACGCGGGGCCCGGAAGTGCGGGTCGGCGCCCTGCCGGGCGGCGCCCTGGACCTGGCGGCGGGCCAGCGGGTGGCCCTGGTGGCGGCCGGCCATGGCGAGGCGGGCGCGGCCCCCGACGGCGGGCCCGGCGGCCCGGCGCCGGCCGGTTCGTCCGCAAGCGCCGGTCCCGTGGCCGCTCCTGGCGCGGCCCCTGCCGGGTGCCCCGTGATCCCCGTCTCCTACAGCCGCGTGGCCACCAGCGTCGGGCCGGGCGACCGCATCCTGCTGGATGACGGCAACCTGGTGCTCACCGTGGAGGACGTGGACGGCGTCTACGTCTACTGCCGGGTGGATGCGGGCGGCCGGTTGCTCCAGGGCAAGAAGGCCACCCTGCCGGCGGAGAGCCTGGATCTGCCCTACCTCAGCGAAGCCGACCGGGACGACGTGCGCCTGGGCATCGAGCTGGGCATCGACTTCATCGCCGCCTCCTTCGTGCGGTCGGCGGCCGACGTCCACGCCCTGCGGAGGGTCATCGAGGAGGCGGGCGGCGACCAGTGGGTCATCGCCAAGATCGAGAACCGCCTGGGCGTGGAGCGCCTGGACGAGATCCTGGCCAGCGCCGACGGCATCATGGTCGCCCGCGGCGACCTGGGCGTGGAGCTGCCGGTGGAGGACATCCCGCTGCTGCAGAAGCAGATCATCCAGGCGGCCAACCGGGCGGGGAAGCCGGTGATCACGGCCACCCAGATGCTGGAGTCCATGGTCCGTCACCCGCGGCCGACCCGGGCCGAGAGCACCGACGTGGCCAACGCCATCTTCGACGGCACCGACGCCGTCATGCTGTCGGCCGAGACGGCGGCGGGCGACTACCCCGTGGAGGCCGTGGAGATCATGGCCCGCATCGCCCGCCGCACCGAAACGGCCCTGGACTACGGCCGGCGCCTGGCCCGCCTGGCCGGGCAAGAACACCGCACCGTCACCGACGCCGTCAGCTACGCCTCCTGCACTGCCGCCGAGAGCCTGGGCGCCGCCGCCATCCTGACGGCCACCCAGTCGGGTTACACCTCCCGCATGATCTCGCGCCACCGGCCGCGCCAGCCCATCGTGGCCCTGACGCCCAGCCAGCGGGTGGCGCGCAAGCTCAGCCTGGTGTGGGGCGTGCGGGCCCTGGTCATCGAGCCGCGGGACAGCGTGGACGGGCTCATCGACCGGGCCCTGCAGGGCGCGGTGGACGGCGGGTTCGTCCGGCCGGGGGATCTGGTGGTGATCACCGCCGGCGTGCCCGTGGGCCAGCCCGGCACCACCAACATGCTGCAGGTGCACACCGTGGGCGAGGCGGTGCTCCGCGGCACCGGCGTGGGCCAGGGCAGCCACACCGGCCCCGTGCGCATCGTGCGCGACCCCGAGGCGGCGGGACCGTTCCACGGGGGCGAGGTGCTGGTCGCCCTGAGCACCGACCGCGACTTCGTGCCGCTGATCGAGAAGGCCGGCGCCCTGATCACCGAGGAAGGCGGCCTGACCTCCCATGCCGCCATCGTCGGCCTGCACCGCGGCATCCCCACCATCGTCGGGGCGGCGGGGGCGCTGGAGACGCTCAAGGACGGCGAGACGGTGACCGTCGACGCGCGGCGCGGCCTGGTCTACCGCGGCTGGGCCCGCGTCGGGTAA